One Microbacterium sp. W4I20 DNA window includes the following coding sequences:
- a CDS encoding PHP domain-containing protein, translating to MTRLTADTHVHSEWSWDAGSLPGALGAMDRICARAVQIGLPVIAFTEHLDLEPSWRVDDGDIGEHAQKYVTSSGLVQLPAFDVDGYLEAIDRVRREYPALRILTGVEFGQPHLWDAAAASVLSRGIDRVNGSLHMLPWEGGDRTEPTTLYRHRPAAEVMWAYLEEIPRMVAGSDSFVVFTHIDYAVRSWPTATAGPFDPADFEEGFRSAMRSIAGSGRALEMNTRQLRPWIPQWWAEEGGRAISFGSDAHASESLAGNFPEAMAMAEHFGFREGADPADFWRR from the coding sequence GTGACCCGACTGACCGCAGACACCCATGTGCACAGCGAGTGGTCATGGGACGCCGGCTCCCTCCCCGGGGCGCTCGGAGCGATGGACCGGATCTGCGCGCGGGCTGTCCAGATCGGGCTTCCGGTCATCGCCTTCACCGAGCATCTTGACCTGGAACCGAGCTGGCGAGTCGATGACGGCGACATCGGGGAGCACGCGCAGAAGTACGTGACCTCGAGCGGGCTCGTGCAACTGCCGGCATTCGACGTGGACGGATACCTCGAGGCGATCGACAGGGTGCGGCGCGAGTATCCCGCCCTGCGCATCCTCACGGGAGTCGAGTTCGGACAGCCGCACCTCTGGGATGCTGCGGCGGCGTCGGTGCTCTCGCGAGGCATCGACCGGGTCAACGGCTCTCTGCACATGCTTCCGTGGGAAGGCGGCGACCGGACGGAGCCGACGACCCTCTACCGCCACCGCCCCGCCGCCGAGGTGATGTGGGCGTACCTGGAGGAGATACCGCGCATGGTCGCGGGCTCGGACTCCTTCGTGGTGTTCACGCACATCGACTACGCAGTCCGCTCCTGGCCGACGGCGACCGCCGGCCCGTTCGATCCTGCCGACTTCGAGGAGGGCTTCCGGTCTGCGATGCGATCGATCGCAGGATCGGGGCGCGCGCTCGAGATGAACACCCGTCAGCTGCGACCGTGGATCCCGCAGTGGTGGGCCGAGGAAGGCGGGCGGGCGATCTCTTTCGGCAGCGACGCCCATGCATCCGAAAGCCTGGCGGGGAACTTCCCGGAGGCGATGGCGATGGCGGAGCACTTCGGATTCCGCGAGGGCGCGGATCCCGCGGACTTCTGGCGGCGCTGA
- a CDS encoding ATP-dependent DNA ligase yields the protein MGKFIYESGSKVEIEDRALTHLQLVMTSKLRRGEPFAFSWKEDMSIGGGRTTVWVNSGSSLVFKFVGSRQPSLNRNWIEALAFVANGPSGLHLVPEPDATTAPTKSFYEDRRRATEEAGHGHQD from the coding sequence ATGGGTAAGTTCATCTACGAAAGCGGTTCGAAGGTCGAGATTGAGGATCGCGCCCTCACCCACCTGCAACTGGTCATGACCTCGAAGCTCCGTCGAGGGGAGCCGTTCGCCTTCTCGTGGAAGGAAGACATGAGCATCGGCGGAGGGCGAACGACAGTATGGGTGAACTCGGGAAGCTCGCTGGTTTTCAAGTTCGTCGGTAGTCGGCAACCGTCCCTCAACCGCAACTGGATCGAGGCGCTCGCATTCGTCGCGAACGGCCCGAGCGGTCTCCATCTCGTCCCCGAGCCGGACGCGACGACTGCCCCAACCAAGAGCTTCTACGAGGACCGCCGAAGGGCCACTGAGGAGGCCGGGCACGGCCACCAAGACTGA
- a CDS encoding cation diffusion facilitator family transporter, giving the protein MHDHAPAPGGIRSASSSRLLTISLSLTATVMIVQVVGAIFTGSLALLADAAHMFTDASALVIALIAASVAARPADDRRTFGYQRAEVFGALINAVILILLAGWVAVEGIGRLINPGDVEVAGGLMLVVAVVGLIANAISMWLLSRAQRTSINVRGAYLEVMGDLIGSAAVIVAAIIILATGWMPADAIASLFIAAMIIPRAIALLREVFSVLAESAPKGTAVSEIRTHLLGYDGVTGVHDVHVWQLTRGAPVFTAHVSVHPQLLADGGAAKLLSEMQACLADHFDVEHSTFQLEPSEQSDCEPHHA; this is encoded by the coding sequence ATGCATGATCACGCGCCGGCCCCCGGCGGCATCCGCTCTGCGAGCAGCAGTCGACTTCTGACGATCTCGCTCTCGCTGACCGCGACGGTGATGATCGTGCAGGTCGTCGGGGCGATCTTCACCGGGTCGCTCGCGCTCCTCGCCGACGCGGCGCACATGTTCACCGACGCCTCGGCGCTCGTGATCGCACTCATCGCGGCATCCGTCGCCGCCCGCCCCGCCGACGACCGCCGCACCTTCGGGTATCAGCGGGCCGAGGTCTTCGGGGCGCTGATCAACGCGGTCATCCTGATCCTGCTGGCCGGCTGGGTCGCCGTCGAGGGAATCGGTCGGCTCATCAACCCCGGAGATGTCGAGGTCGCGGGTGGCCTCATGCTCGTGGTGGCCGTCGTCGGTCTGATCGCCAACGCGATCTCGATGTGGCTGCTGAGCCGCGCGCAGCGCACCAGCATCAACGTGCGGGGCGCGTATCTCGAGGTGATGGGTGACCTGATCGGATCCGCCGCCGTGATCGTGGCCGCGATCATCATCCTCGCGACCGGGTGGATGCCCGCCGACGCCATCGCCTCCCTGTTCATTGCGGCGATGATCATCCCGCGGGCGATCGCCCTGCTGCGCGAGGTCTTCTCGGTGCTCGCCGAGTCGGCCCCGAAGGGGACGGCGGTCAGCGAGATCCGCACGCACCTGCTCGGATACGACGGGGTGACCGGCGTGCACGACGTGCACGTCTGGCAGCTGACCCGCGGAGCCCCGGTGTTCACGGCGCACGTCAGCGTTCACCCCCAGCTGCTCGCCGACGGGGGCGCCGCGAAGCTGCTCTCCGAGATGCAGGCGTGCCTGGCCGACCACTTCGACGTCGAGCACTCGACGTTCCAGCTCGAACCGTCCGAGCAGTCGGACTGCGAACCGCATCACGCCTGA
- the ligD gene encoding non-homologous end-joining DNA ligase has protein sequence MVGEAQVVQVDGRRLRVTNLDKVVYPETGTTKGEIIAYYSAIAPLLLPLLDGRPVTRKRWVEGVGSADAPADAFFTKQLEPGAPDWIPRQEIQHSDGAKAYPLVDDVPTLVWLAQVAAIELHVPQWRFTSEGLPGRPDRLVLDLDPGPGVGLVQCAEVARIARRILSDMGLDPLPVTSGSKGIHLYASLPGEQTSSEISAVVKELARLIENDHPDLATSVMSKAVRGGKVFLDWSQNNGKKTTISPYSLRGRAQPWVAAPRTWEELDDPELAQLDLDEVLARAAVGIDPLAQLRPGPSGSSASSESASVSVASASPRRNSRHPRSAAAPASGATAATLAPMLAENGVPALARTLSDPSWVEVKWDGIRAMGTWADGRMLLHARRGTDITARYPELTADGAPFLPVSDAVVDGEIVAFDAHGRPSFSLLQNRMHLTRPREIEREVVRTPIVYMLFDLLRLDGHDLTAMPLRDRRTLLDDLIADLDAPIQVPPVFDDVDAALAASEEFGLEGVVVKDPGSRYRPGLRSPSWLKLKHTRMQEAVIVGIRPGKGDRESTLGSLLLAVPDPATGTEEGLRYVGRVGTGFTDRILRDLLARLEPLRVKSAPLSGVPALDASDALWVRPELVGEVEFANWTPDGVLRHARWRGLRPDKTPDEIVVEP, from the coding sequence ATGGTCGGAGAAGCGCAGGTCGTGCAGGTCGACGGCCGTCGACTGCGCGTGACCAACCTCGACAAGGTCGTGTACCCCGAGACGGGCACCACCAAGGGCGAGATCATCGCGTACTACTCCGCGATCGCCCCGCTCCTGCTCCCCCTCCTCGACGGCCGCCCGGTCACGCGCAAGCGCTGGGTGGAGGGAGTCGGATCGGCGGATGCTCCGGCTGACGCGTTCTTCACCAAACAGCTCGAACCCGGGGCTCCCGACTGGATCCCGCGCCAGGAGATCCAGCACTCCGACGGTGCGAAGGCGTACCCGCTCGTCGACGACGTGCCGACCCTGGTGTGGCTCGCGCAGGTGGCCGCCATCGAGTTGCACGTGCCGCAGTGGCGCTTCACCTCCGAAGGCCTGCCCGGGCGGCCGGATCGGCTGGTGCTCGACCTCGACCCCGGCCCGGGGGTCGGGCTCGTCCAGTGCGCCGAGGTCGCGCGCATCGCCCGTCGCATCCTGTCCGACATGGGCCTGGACCCCCTGCCCGTGACGAGCGGCAGCAAGGGCATCCACCTCTACGCGTCGCTTCCCGGCGAACAGACCAGCAGCGAGATCTCGGCGGTCGTGAAGGAATTGGCGCGGCTCATCGAGAACGACCACCCCGATCTGGCGACGAGTGTGATGTCGAAGGCCGTGCGCGGCGGCAAGGTGTTCCTCGACTGGAGCCAGAACAACGGCAAGAAGACGACCATCTCGCCGTACTCGCTGCGCGGTCGCGCGCAGCCGTGGGTGGCGGCTCCCCGCACCTGGGAGGAGCTCGACGACCCTGAGCTCGCCCAGCTCGACCTCGACGAGGTTCTCGCCCGCGCGGCAGTTGGCATCGATCCGTTGGCACAGCTCCGGCCGGGGCCCTCGGGCTCTTCGGCCTCGTCAGAATCCGCGTCGGTGTCGGTGGCCTCGGCCTCCCCGCGTCGGAACTCCCGGCATCCGCGGAGCGCCGCCGCACCGGCATCCGGCGCCACGGCCGCGACCCTGGCACCCATGCTGGCGGAGAACGGCGTCCCCGCCCTCGCCCGCACCCTCAGTGATCCTTCCTGGGTGGAGGTCAAGTGGGACGGCATCCGAGCGATGGGAACCTGGGCGGACGGACGGATGCTGCTGCACGCACGCCGCGGCACCGACATCACCGCGCGGTACCCCGAGCTCACCGCCGACGGTGCACCGTTCCTTCCCGTATCGGACGCCGTGGTCGACGGCGAGATCGTCGCCTTCGACGCGCACGGACGACCGAGCTTCTCGCTGCTGCAGAACCGGATGCACCTCACCCGACCCCGCGAGATCGAGCGCGAGGTCGTGCGCACGCCGATCGTCTACATGTTGTTCGATCTGCTGCGACTCGACGGTCACGATCTCACGGCGATGCCGCTGCGCGACCGCCGCACACTGCTCGACGACCTCATCGCCGATCTCGATGCGCCCATCCAGGTTCCGCCCGTGTTCGACGACGTCGACGCCGCCCTCGCGGCGAGCGAGGAGTTCGGGCTCGAGGGGGTCGTCGTGAAGGACCCCGGATCGCGCTATCGCCCGGGCCTCCGCTCCCCGTCGTGGCTCAAGCTCAAGCACACCCGCATGCAGGAAGCCGTGATCGTCGGCATCCGTCCGGGTAAGGGAGATCGGGAGAGCACTCTCGGCTCGCTGCTGCTCGCGGTTCCCGACCCGGCGACCGGTACCGAGGAGGGCCTGCGCTACGTCGGTCGGGTCGGCACCGGCTTCACCGACCGCATCCTCCGCGACCTTCTCGCGCGGCTCGAGCCGCTGCGGGTGAAGTCCGCGCCGCTGAGCGGGGTGCCGGCGCTCGACGCGTCCGACGCTCTCTGGGTACGACCCGAGCTGGTCGGCGAGGTCGAGTTCGCGAACTGGACGCCCGACGGTGTGCTCCGCCACGCGCGCTGGCGGGGATTGCGTCCGGACAAGACCCCGGACGAGATCGTCGTCGAGCCCTGA
- a CDS encoding Ku protein, whose translation MRTIWKGALTFGLVNVPVKVYSATEDHDVPLHQVHEKDGGRIRYQRTCEVCGETVAYADIDRAYVEEGQTVVLTKDDLAALPSEKSREIDVVEFVPSDQVDLLTLDKPYYLEPDSKSPKAYVLLRKTLEQTDRTAIVRFTLRQKTRLAALRVRGKVLVLQTLLWADEVREAEFPALDEDVRISKKELEMSASLVDSYSTDFDPEAFVDEYQKELRTLIDAKIEAGEGFEISDAFGEADADTKGGEVIDLMEALRESVARSKEKRASEKPAKAKKPAKKTG comes from the coding sequence ATGAGGACGATCTGGAAGGGCGCGCTGACGTTCGGGCTCGTGAACGTGCCGGTCAAGGTGTATTCCGCGACCGAGGACCACGACGTGCCGCTGCATCAGGTGCACGAGAAGGACGGCGGACGCATCCGCTACCAGCGCACGTGCGAGGTGTGCGGCGAGACCGTCGCCTACGCCGACATCGACCGCGCCTACGTCGAGGAGGGCCAGACGGTCGTCCTGACGAAGGACGACCTCGCCGCCCTGCCCTCGGAGAAGAGCCGCGAGATCGACGTCGTCGAGTTCGTCCCCTCCGACCAGGTCGACCTGCTCACTCTCGACAAGCCGTACTACCTCGAGCCGGACTCGAAGTCCCCGAAGGCGTACGTGCTGCTGCGCAAGACGCTCGAGCAGACGGATCGGACCGCGATCGTCCGGTTCACGCTGCGCCAGAAGACCCGGCTCGCGGCGCTCCGCGTGCGCGGGAAGGTGCTCGTGCTGCAGACATTGCTCTGGGCCGACGAGGTGCGCGAGGCGGAGTTCCCCGCGCTCGACGAGGACGTGCGGATCTCGAAGAAGGAGCTCGAGATGTCGGCATCCCTCGTCGACAGCTACTCCACCGACTTCGATCCCGAGGCCTTCGTCGACGAGTACCAGAAGGAGCTGCGCACGCTCATCGACGCGAAGATCGAGGCCGGCGAGGGCTTCGAGATCTCGGATGCCTTCGGGGAAGCGGATGCCGACACCAAGGGTGGCGAGGTCATCGACCTCATGGAGGCCCTGCGCGAGAGCGTCGCCCGGTCGAAGGAGAAGCGCGCGAGCGAGAAGCCGGCCAAGGCCAAGAAGCCGGCGAAGAAGACCGGCTGA
- a CDS encoding DedA family protein: MLHAPNALIPWLDPAMIIDKAGVWALLVVCFIVFAETGLLVGFLLPGDTLLVIAGLLSHPVAGSEHGVFGINVWFVALLIGLSAFVGGEVGYVIGHKGGPAIFERKESGLFSKKNVERTNAFFERFGGITVILARFVPIVRTFAPVAAGVGHMPWRKYTLYNLIGAVLWGFGLTMFGYLIGFIPPVAVFVENYIDLILLAAVGGTALVTIYHYFSERHKAKKARAAGADVTTDPTEADELVLDTEVFDRAPDLDGDGKH; the protein is encoded by the coding sequence ATGCTGCACGCACCGAACGCCCTCATCCCCTGGCTCGATCCAGCGATGATCATCGACAAGGCCGGTGTCTGGGCGCTCCTCGTGGTCTGCTTCATCGTCTTCGCCGAGACCGGTCTCCTCGTCGGCTTCCTGCTTCCCGGTGACACGCTGCTGGTCATCGCGGGCCTGCTCTCGCACCCGGTCGCCGGTTCGGAGCATGGTGTCTTCGGCATCAACGTCTGGTTCGTCGCCCTGCTAATCGGGCTCTCGGCATTCGTCGGCGGGGAGGTCGGGTACGTCATCGGCCATAAGGGGGGACCTGCGATCTTCGAACGCAAGGAATCAGGACTCTTCAGCAAGAAGAACGTCGAACGGACCAACGCGTTCTTCGAGCGATTCGGCGGCATCACGGTGATCCTCGCGCGCTTCGTGCCGATCGTGCGCACGTTCGCACCGGTCGCCGCCGGCGTCGGTCACATGCCGTGGCGCAAGTACACGCTCTACAACCTGATCGGCGCGGTCCTCTGGGGCTTCGGTCTGACCATGTTCGGCTACCTGATCGGGTTCATCCCCCCGGTTGCCGTGTTCGTCGAGAACTACATCGACCTGATCCTGCTGGCAGCGGTCGGCGGCACGGCCCTGGTCACGATCTACCATTACTTCTCGGAGCGCCACAAGGCGAAGAAAGCCCGGGCTGCCGGCGCAGACGTCACCACGGATCCCACCGAGGCCGACGAGCTCGTCCTCGACACCGAGGTGTTCGACCGCGCCCCCGACCTGGACGGCGACGGCAAGCACTGA
- a CDS encoding endonuclease/exonuclease/phosphatase family protein produces the protein MTSAVLGPAAPPYLHVMTYNVRRRMNALTWPPSDRWSVRRPRLEALLRQEHPTVLGAQEALPDQAAAIRDALGSSYRFIGHGRQPGPRGEACPVFYDDARLELRDWRQVALSDRPNEPGSISWGNVIPRVAVFARFRDRMTSREFTVVNTHLDVFSARARLRAAHELRARIGGQETPTMLLGDFNAGPTSAPWRALLDDGVLTDAWPAAEAHLSPEWGTYGGYRRPRRGKRIDAILVSPGVQVRRAAINAHRFHGGWPSDHLPVQALVTIPRAKETP, from the coding sequence ATGACCTCCGCCGTCCTCGGGCCCGCCGCGCCGCCGTACCTGCACGTGATGACGTACAACGTGCGGCGTCGGATGAACGCTCTCACCTGGCCGCCGTCCGATCGCTGGAGTGTCCGCCGCCCGCGTCTCGAGGCGCTGCTGCGCCAGGAGCATCCGACCGTCCTCGGCGCCCAGGAGGCGCTCCCCGACCAGGCAGCCGCCATCCGTGACGCTCTCGGCTCGAGCTACCGCTTCATCGGCCACGGCCGTCAGCCCGGCCCTCGCGGTGAGGCATGCCCGGTGTTCTACGACGACGCGCGGCTCGAGTTGCGCGATTGGCGGCAGGTCGCGCTCTCCGACCGCCCGAACGAACCCGGGTCGATCTCGTGGGGAAACGTGATCCCCCGAGTCGCCGTGTTCGCCCGCTTCCGCGACCGGATGACATCGCGGGAGTTCACGGTCGTCAACACCCACCTCGACGTGTTCTCGGCGCGGGCCCGCCTGCGGGCAGCGCACGAGCTGCGCGCCCGGATCGGAGGGCAGGAAACACCGACGATGCTGCTCGGAGACTTCAACGCCGGACCCACCTCCGCCCCCTGGCGTGCACTGCTCGACGACGGCGTCCTGACCGATGCGTGGCCCGCGGCCGAGGCGCACCTCTCCCCCGAATGGGGCACCTACGGTGGATACCGACGGCCGCGACGAGGCAAGCGGATCGACGCGATCCTGGTCTCCCCGGGCGTGCAGGTGCGTCGTGCGGCGATCAACGCGCATCGATTCCACGGCGGGTGGCCCTCGGATCATCTGCCGGTGCAGGCGCTCGTGACCATCCCCCGCGCAAAGGAGACGCCGTGA
- a CDS encoding glycosyltransferase family A protein, with product MPRATPPGPSRIVSVVIPVKDDAEHLRRCLRALARQTHAPDEIIVVDNGSTDASAKVAEDAGATVVPCAQPGVPAASARGYDAASGDLILRLDADGVPDDTWIAGVVEAFEQHPQVSVFTGGAYFTDGPRALRTPLATAYLGAYALLCAPTLGHLPLFGSNLAFRRSAWLDIRADVERDDPERHDDLDLAFHFGERHRIRRLPRTEMGISMRPFRSGHAFTRRIARGFRTVIAHWPEDFPPVRWVRLALRRILHRLGVPTPAQVAR from the coding sequence GTGCCGCGCGCCACACCCCCAGGACCATCCCGCATCGTCTCGGTCGTGATCCCGGTGAAGGACGACGCCGAGCACCTGCGCCGCTGCCTGCGTGCGCTGGCCCGGCAGACACACGCCCCCGATGAGATCATCGTGGTCGACAACGGCTCCACCGACGCATCGGCGAAGGTCGCCGAAGACGCCGGCGCCACGGTCGTGCCCTGCGCGCAGCCCGGGGTCCCGGCCGCGAGCGCGCGCGGATACGACGCGGCATCCGGAGATCTGATCCTGCGCCTGGATGCCGACGGCGTGCCGGACGACACCTGGATCGCCGGGGTCGTCGAGGCCTTCGAGCAGCATCCGCAGGTCTCGGTCTTCACCGGCGGCGCCTACTTCACCGACGGGCCCCGCGCTCTGCGCACCCCACTGGCGACCGCGTATCTCGGCGCGTACGCCCTGCTCTGCGCGCCGACACTCGGCCACCTTCCGCTGTTCGGTTCGAACCTCGCCTTCCGCCGATCCGCCTGGCTCGACATCCGCGCCGACGTCGAGCGCGACGACCCCGAACGGCACGACGACCTCGACCTCGCTTTCCATTTCGGCGAGCGCCACCGCATCCGCCGCCTGCCGCGAACGGAGATGGGGATCTCGATGCGCCCCTTCCGGAGCGGCCACGCCTTCACGCGGCGGATCGCCCGCGGATTCCGCACCGTGATCGCGCACTGGCCCGAGGACTTCCCCCCTGTGCGCTGGGTACGGCTCGCCCTGCGTCGCATCCTCCACCGCCTCGGCGTGCCCACACCCGCGCAGGTCGCCCGATGA
- a CDS encoding CpaF family protein produces MSHPSVLVAERVRSRLRAEGIDPSVDPDAARRITQAEVRRHDDYALARGEALIDDEAACVRDVLAAVSGLGVLQPFLDDAEIEEVWVNGDGRVHVARGGASERTSLQLTDATVRDLVERMLQPTGRRVDISQPFVDASLPDGSRLHVAIADVVRGSWAVNIRKFLPRFRTLDALTAQGAMPAHVSEMLSDAMQDGRSVIVSGATHAGKTTLLGALLAACADSQRVITVEETFELAVEGPDIVALQGRQAGLEGTGEITLRRLVKEALRMRPDRLVVGEVRDAEALDLVLALNTGVPGAGTVHANSATEALEKLSILPLLAGRNIDRAFIAPALAAAIDLVVHCTRDSSGQRHVQEIIAPTGEVVDGRVLATTIYQAAPMRRMTARSAFSEGSQPVGVAS; encoded by the coding sequence GTGAGTCATCCGTCTGTCCTCGTCGCCGAACGCGTGCGGTCACGTCTGCGGGCGGAGGGCATCGATCCGTCGGTCGATCCGGATGCGGCGCGACGCATCACGCAGGCCGAGGTCCGGCGCCACGATGACTACGCTCTCGCTCGCGGCGAGGCGCTCATCGACGACGAAGCCGCCTGCGTGCGGGACGTGCTCGCGGCGGTCAGCGGCTTGGGGGTGCTGCAGCCGTTCCTCGACGATGCGGAGATCGAGGAGGTCTGGGTCAACGGCGACGGCCGTGTGCACGTGGCGCGGGGCGGTGCATCGGAGCGCACCTCGCTGCAGTTGACCGACGCGACGGTGCGCGATCTGGTGGAGCGGATGCTGCAGCCCACCGGACGCCGGGTCGACATCAGTCAGCCGTTCGTCGATGCCTCCCTGCCGGACGGCTCTCGACTGCATGTGGCGATCGCCGACGTCGTCCGCGGATCATGGGCCGTGAACATCCGCAAGTTCCTGCCCCGCTTCCGCACGCTCGACGCTTTGACGGCGCAGGGAGCGATGCCGGCGCATGTCAGCGAGATGCTCAGCGACGCGATGCAGGACGGACGCAGCGTGATCGTCTCGGGCGCGACGCATGCCGGGAAGACCACGCTGCTGGGTGCCCTGCTCGCCGCCTGCGCGGACTCGCAGCGCGTCATCACGGTCGAGGAGACGTTCGAGCTCGCGGTCGAGGGGCCCGATATCGTCGCGCTGCAGGGACGCCAGGCGGGGCTCGAGGGGACGGGTGAGATCACGCTGCGGCGGCTGGTGAAGGAGGCCCTGCGGATGCGACCCGATCGACTCGTCGTCGGCGAGGTGCGCGACGCCGAGGCACTCGATCTGGTCCTGGCCCTCAACACCGGCGTCCCGGGTGCCGGGACCGTGCACGCCAACTCCGCCACCGAGGCGCTCGAGAAACTGAGCATCCTGCCCCTCCTCGCGGGCCGCAACATCGATCGGGCGTTCATCGCGCCGGCGCTCGCCGCGGCGATCGATCTCGTCGTGCACTGCACGCGGGACAGCAGTGGGCAGCGACACGTGCAGGAGATCATCGCGCCGACGGGAGAGGTGGTCGACGGTCGCGTCCTGGCGACCACGATCTACCAGGCTGCGCCGATGCGCCGCATGACGGCACGCTCTGCTTTCTCCGAAGGATCGCAGCCCGTCGGGGTCGCGTCGTGA
- a CDS encoding type II secretion system F family protein, whose translation MTVLIGAVLAAGFLLCLSPWMWPPREQEASTARPGRLARLIEEAGVNSVSPRTVTVVMLAAGLVAASAVWLVAGIAVLAALAGLAASTAPVMFLRGRRMRLRRLRRQLWPDVCDLLIASIRVGLSLPDAVASLAESSPPMLRPAFAVFARDLRATGRFETSLDRLKASLADPIGDRIAETLRMARQVGGTELISVLRALSSSVRADAALRGEVEARQSWIRGAAVLGAVAPWVVLGLLVMRPEGASAYGTPEGIAVICIGAAVSVIAFRIMVRIGRLPEPRRWFG comes from the coding sequence GTGACGGTGCTGATCGGCGCCGTGCTCGCCGCCGGCTTCCTGCTGTGCCTGTCGCCCTGGATGTGGCCTCCTCGCGAGCAGGAGGCGTCGACGGCGAGGCCGGGGCGCCTCGCCCGACTGATCGAAGAGGCCGGGGTCAACTCTGTCTCGCCGCGGACGGTGACGGTCGTGATGCTCGCGGCCGGTCTCGTCGCTGCATCCGCCGTGTGGCTTGTGGCGGGTATCGCCGTGCTGGCTGCGCTGGCCGGTCTGGCGGCGTCGACGGCCCCGGTGATGTTCCTGCGCGGGCGGAGGATGCGCCTGCGGCGCTTGCGTCGACAGCTCTGGCCGGACGTGTGCGACCTGCTCATCGCGTCGATCAGAGTGGGCCTGTCGCTGCCCGATGCGGTGGCGAGCCTGGCGGAGTCGTCGCCGCCCATGCTGCGGCCAGCATTCGCCGTGTTCGCACGAGACCTTCGTGCCACGGGGCGGTTCGAAACCAGCCTCGACAGGTTGAAGGCGTCGCTGGCCGATCCGATCGGCGATCGGATCGCCGAAACCCTGCGCATGGCGCGTCAGGTGGGTGGCACCGAGCTGATCAGCGTCCTTCGGGCGCTGTCGTCCTCCGTGCGTGCGGATGCCGCGCTGCGCGGTGAGGTGGAGGCGCGGCAGTCCTGGATCCGCGGAGCGGCGGTTCTCGGTGCGGTCGCCCCGTGGGTGGTGCTCGGGTTGCTGGTGATGCGACCAGAGGGAGCCTCGGCGTACGGCACGCCCGAAGGCATCGCCGTGATCTGCATCGGCGCTGCGGTGTCGGTGATCGCCTTCCGCATCATGGTCAGGATCGGTCGACTCCCCGAGCCGCGGCGGTGGTTCGGATGA